One Methanococcus voltae genomic region harbors:
- the cobM gene encoding precorrin-4 C(11)-methyltransferase, whose protein sequence is MNKLTIVGAGSGDKELITVKGAKAIENADIIIYAGSLVNPEVLTYNTSGAQIYNSASMNLEEVIEVIVKGIKENKKVVRVHTGDPSLYGAIKEQIDELEKQNIGVEIIPGVTSLFAAAATLKSELTLPDVSQTVIITRPVGRTPKPSEESLKSLAKHQATMAIYLGTGMIEKVCKELIEGGYPKDTAVGVVYHASWADEKKIIGNLENIAQKVKDEGITKTALIIVGDVLSPKNYAYSKLYDKKFEHEYRKAKLD, encoded by the coding sequence ATGAATAAATTAACAATAGTTGGTGCAGGTTCCGGAGATAAGGAATTAATAACTGTTAAAGGGGCTAAAGCAATTGAAAACGCAGATATTATAATATATGCTGGCTCGTTGGTTAATCCAGAAGTTTTAACATATAATACAAGTGGGGCGCAAATATATAATAGTGCTTCAATGAATTTAGAAGAAGTTATAGAAGTAATTGTAAAAGGAATTAAAGAAAATAAAAAGGTAGTTAGGGTACATACTGGGGACCCTTCATTATACGGCGCCATAAAAGAGCAAATTGATGAATTAGAAAAACAGAATATTGGTGTAGAAATAATACCTGGTGTAACCTCATTATTTGCTGCAGCAGCTACCTTGAAATCTGAATTAACATTGCCGGATGTTTCACAGACTGTTATCATAACACGTCCAGTCGGTAGAACCCCAAAACCAAGCGAAGAAAGCTTAAAATCATTAGCTAAACATCAAGCGACTATGGCCATATATTTAGGTACTGGCATGATTGAAAAAGTATGTAAAGAATTAATAGAAGGCGGTTATCCAAAAGATACTGCAGTAGGCGTTGTATACCATGCTTCATGGGCTGATGAGAAAAAAATCATAGGAAATCTTGAAAATATAGCTCAAAAAGTTAAAGATGAAGGAATTACAAAAACAGCGTTAATAATTGTAGGGGATGTTTTAAGCCCTAAAAATTATGCATATTCAAAATTATACGATAAAAAATTTGAACATGAATATAGAAAAGCTAAACTTGATTAA
- a CDS encoding aconitase X catalytic domain-containing protein: MYLTTEEEKIYNGEYGETLEMCMNLIVSLGDIYGAEKLIDVTSAQVSGVSYKTIGEKGLEFLRDMSDSGLKVSVPTTLNPAGMDLIDYKNIGFPEDFAKKQLEIIDYFEKMGIELGCTCTPYLSGNVPRFRDHISWAESSAVCYSNSVLGAYTNREGGPSALASAILGKTSYYGYHLDENRIPNFKVNLDLDFEKIGLKCDNKINNMASYGLIGRYVGRIVKNGIPYFNFSNGQKNDGLNIKSECLKGLGAALAASGGVALYHFNGITPEAICTYDNEFNKGNLKFDDEITITNEMIEEELSKFNNDQKIDLICIGCPHSGISEIKTIVDILLEEKKPLKTDLWVCTSIYTKAIADRMGYTKIIEDAGGKIVVDTCMVVAPIEKMGYKYVATNSGKAATYLPNFCSSEVIYGSIEELIRKGLNQ, translated from the coding sequence TTGTATTTAACTACTGAAGAAGAAAAAATATATAATGGGGAGTACGGAGAAACTCTCGAAATGTGTATGAATTTAATTGTATCTCTTGGGGACATTTATGGAGCTGAAAAATTGATTGACGTTACGTCAGCCCAGGTTTCCGGAGTTTCCTATAAAACTATCGGCGAAAAAGGACTAGAATTTTTAAGAGATATGTCAGATAGTGGCTTAAAAGTTTCAGTACCTACAACCTTAAACCCTGCAGGTATGGATTTAATAGATTATAAAAATATTGGATTTCCAGAAGATTTCGCAAAAAAACAGCTTGAAATCATAGATTATTTTGAAAAAATGGGAATTGAGTTAGGTTGTACGTGTACTCCTTACTTATCGGGCAATGTTCCAAGATTTAGAGACCATATATCCTGGGCTGAATCCTCTGCAGTATGCTACTCAAATTCCGTTCTCGGCGCCTATACTAACCGAGAAGGGGGGCCCTCTGCCTTAGCTAGTGCAATATTGGGTAAAACTTCATACTACGGTTATCACCTAGATGAAAATAGGATACCTAATTTTAAAGTTAATTTAGATTTGGACTTTGAAAAAATTGGTCTAAAATGCGATAATAAAATTAATAACATGGCGTCTTATGGATTAATAGGTAGATATGTAGGAAGAATTGTAAAAAACGGTATACCATACTTTAATTTTAGCAATGGACAAAAAAACGATGGATTGAATATCAAAAGTGAGTGTTTAAAAGGACTTGGAGCTGCATTGGCTGCGAGTGGTGGTGTTGCATTGTACCATTTTAATGGAATAACTCCCGAAGCCATCTGTACTTATGATAATGAATTTAATAAGGGTAATTTAAAATTTGACGATGAAATTACAATTACAAATGAAATGATTGAAGAAGAACTTTCAAAATTCAATAACGACCAAAAAATAGACTTAATATGTATTGGTTGCCCACACAGTGGAATAAGTGAAATAAAGACAATTGTTGATATCCTTCTGGAAGAGAAAAAACCGCTTAAAACAGATTTATGGGTTTGTACCTCAATATATACAAAAGCAATAGCCGATAGAATGGGGTATACAAAAATTATAGAAGATGCAGGCGGTAAAATAGTCGTAGATACATGTATGGTTGTTGCGCCTATTGAAAAAATGGGTTATAAATACGTAGCTACAAATTCCGGAAAAGCAGCCACCTATTTGCCTAACTTCTGTAGCAGTGAAGTAATATACGGTTCTATCGAAGAATTAATTAGAAAAGGATTAAATCAATAA
- a CDS encoding flagellin, which translates to MNIKEFLTNKKGASGIGTLIVFIAMVLVAAVAASVLINTSGFLQQKASTTGKESTEQVASGLQITGVTGVNSTTSENITHIVAYITPNAGSSAIDLSQAKLFVTYNGVSAVLKANESAIDGTSGTPDVLSATLLSNTSATEYQVVSLQDFDGSVAKNQVINKGDLVAIAINTGAVFSTTNGVPTRSHVSGKLQPEFGAAGIIEFTTPATFTTKVVELQ; encoded by the coding sequence ATGAACATAAAAGAATTTTTGACTAACAAAAAAGGTGCTTCAGGTATAGGTACCTTAATAGTATTCATAGCAATGGTATTAGTTGCGGCAGTAGCTGCAAGTGTTTTAATCAACACAAGTGGCTTTTTACAACAAAAAGCTTCAACAACAGGAAAAGAAAGTACAGAGCAAGTTGCAAGCGGTTTACAAATAACTGGTGTAACTGGTGTTAACAGTACAACAAGTGAAAACATTACACACATCGTAGCATACATTACTCCTAACGCAGGAAGTTCAGCAATTGACTTAAGTCAGGCTAAATTATTTGTTACATACAATGGCGTAAGTGCTGTTTTAAAAGCAAATGAATCTGCAATAGATGGTACATCAGGAACACCTGACGTATTAAGTGCTACCTTATTATCAAATACATCTGCTACCGAATATCAGGTAGTTTCATTACAGGACTTTGACGGTTCAGTAGCTAAAAACCAAGTTATCAACAAAGGTGACTTAGTGGCTATTGCAATTAACACAGGAGCTGTTTTCTCAACAACAAATGGAGTACCTACCAGATCACACGTTTCAGGTAAATTACAACCAGAATTTGGTGCAGCAGGTATCATCGAATTTACAACACCAGCTACATTCACAACAAAAGTTGTTGAATTACAATAA
- a CDS encoding flagellin, whose translation MKVKEFMNNKKGATGVGTLIVFIAMVLVAAVAASVLVNTSGFLQQKASTAGTESTEQVSTGLKIVQTCGKLNGPIIDKLTIYVTPSPGSKPVDLKNTKILMTDGDSTAAISYDSTYFENVNEQIFDLTGSKAWNNGGILPDYNFGVIVIQDDDGSCTAASPVLGKGDMAVITINCTNLDLAPRTRLNGYLQSEIGFKTQFTYILPTAYDKTEDVVILQ comes from the coding sequence ATGAAAGTAAAAGAGTTTATGAATAACAAAAAAGGTGCAACTGGTGTGGGTACCTTAATAGTATTCATAGCAATGGTATTAGTTGCGGCAGTAGCTGCAAGTGTTTTAGTAAATACAAGTGGCTTTTTACAACAAAAAGCTTCAACAGCAGGAACAGAAAGTACGGAACAAGTTTCAACAGGATTAAAGATTGTTCAAACATGCGGTAAGTTAAATGGGCCAATTATTGATAAGCTTACAATATATGTTACACCTTCACCCGGTAGTAAACCTGTGGATTTAAAAAATACTAAAATATTAATGACTGACGGAGATTCAACAGCTGCTATATCCTATGATAGCACTTATTTTGAAAACGTCAATGAACAAATATTTGATTTAACTGGTTCAAAAGCTTGGAATAACGGTGGGATATTGCCAGATTATAATTTTGGAGTTATTGTTATTCAAGATGACGATGGTTCCTGTACTGCAGCATCTCCCGTACTTGGAAAAGGCGACATGGCAGTAATAACAATAAATTGTACAAACTTAGACTTAGCACCTAGGACAAGATTAAATGGATATTTACAATCAGAAATAGGTTTTAAAACACAATTTACCTACATTTTGCCAACTGCGTATGACAAAACTGAAGATGTAGTTATATTACAATAA
- a CDS encoding coenzyme F420-0:L-glutamate ligase — MVKVNYKINSEISDDLKNRITAKPIQTNYLYNGDDFIFETLHSLRREVNAGTLLLKDGDILVVSEKFVSTSQGNFVDENKSKPKLGAYFCYYWSKYIWGYILGPLLKTRPDRVLNLRKMPERETLKHKQVVIDNVGLIYALKPASEGGIDLTNVPGTYASLLPSKPKETMDKLYNAIKKEFDVDLTIMLIDTDATYKFYKWYVTALPYATEGIISGIGVFGYILGKIGNLLNLGGLYGATPLTITGNNCYKKYSMELLLYIANLADTSQVPYTKSIHDLMKKYNTYIITEKILSDMEHSPIVLVKIDD; from the coding sequence ATGGTAAAAGTAAATTATAAGATAAATTCTGAAATTTCTGACGATTTAAAAAATAGAATAACTGCTAAACCAATACAAACTAATTATTTGTACAATGGCGATGATTTCATATTTGAAACACTTCATTCTCTACGAAGAGAAGTAAATGCAGGTACGTTATTACTAAAAGACGGGGATATCCTGGTAGTCAGTGAAAAATTTGTATCCACAAGTCAGGGTAATTTTGTAGATGAGAATAAGTCTAAGCCAAAATTAGGTGCTTATTTTTGTTATTATTGGAGTAAATATATTTGGGGTTACATATTAGGTCCATTGTTAAAAACAAGACCTGACCGAGTATTAAATCTTAGAAAAATGCCCGAAAGAGAAACTCTAAAACATAAGCAAGTTGTAATTGATAACGTGGGACTCATATATGCCTTAAAACCTGCTTCTGAAGGAGGAATCGATTTAACAAACGTACCCGGTACTTATGCTTCTTTATTGCCTTCCAAGCCCAAAGAAACCATGGATAAGTTATACAATGCAATAAAAAAGGAATTCGACGTAGATTTAACGATTATGTTAATTGATACTGATGCAACCTATAAGTTTTATAAGTGGTATGTAACAGCATTACCCTATGCTACTGAAGGTATAATATCAGGAATTGGAGTTTTTGGTTATATTTTAGGTAAAATAGGGAATTTATTAAATTTGGGCGGTCTATATGGCGCTACACCATTGACAATAACTGGAAATAATTGTTATAAAAAATATTCCATGGAATTATTGTTATATATTGCAAATCTTGCAGATACCTCTCAAGTACCTTATACTAAGTCAATACACGATTTGATGAAAAAATATAACACCTATATTATAACTGAGAAAATTTTAAGTGATATGGAGCATAGTCCTATAGTACTTGTTAAAATAGACGATTAA
- a CDS encoding flagella accessory protein C, whose protein sequence is MPNISEIIDDIKQKIKLGKKNDTTPLEDDSEDEFSFVLDEETTAESDNDLVAANEELLAKMGELESKFPKIEMMVTNLRKENENLRSDIHNINENFQDMMALYEVVSNQINPFIGISKVTATSMEKVEKIEHESTNLKKRVEELQNDVVILANVYLQQHDIDLDGVINEILAEEEFSKAILGEDSDDW, encoded by the coding sequence ATGCCCAATATCTCTGAAATAATCGATGATATAAAACAGAAGATCAAATTGGGCAAGAAGAATGATACTACACCTCTTGAAGATGATTCTGAAGACGAATTCAGCTTCGTATTAGATGAGGAAACCACAGCCGAATCAGATAATGATTTAGTAGCTGCAAATGAAGAACTTCTTGCCAAAATGGGTGAACTTGAATCCAAGTTTCCGAAGATTGAAATGATGGTCACCAACCTAAGAAAAGAAAATGAAAATCTTAGAAGTGACATTCATAACATAAACGAGAATTTTCAAGACATGATGGCTCTCTATGAAGTGGTTTCAAATCAAATAAATCCATTTATTGGAATTTCCAAAGTTACTGCAACCAGTATGGAAAAAGTGGAAAAAATTGAACATGAATCTACGAATCTTAAAAAAAGAGTTGAAGAGTTACAAAATGATGTAGTAATTCTTGCAAATGTATACTTACAACAACATGATATTGACTTAGATGGAGTAATTAATGAAATACTCGCAGAAGAAGAATTCTCCAAAGCGATATTAGGAGAGGATTCCGATGATTGGTAA
- the pyrB gene encoding aspartate carbamoyltransferase — protein sequence MDHLISTRDINKNEISNILKIAEEMEKLLEEKKPCEFMKGKLLATLFYEPSTRTRLSFETAMKRLGGNVIGFTDAKSTSVTKGETLRDTISVIGGYADLIVIRHPYEGASRLASECSKIPVINAGDGSNQHPTQTLLDLYTIKREIGKIDNLNIAFIGDLKYGRTVHSLCQALSLFENVNIRLISPKELKMPREIIEDIKSSVKLEEMEEMDLEDIDCIYMTRIQKERFPDPNEYHKVKGIYKLNKSQVENKKVIVMHPLPRVDEIGQELDSLEQSVYFKQSFYGIPVRMAILKLLYESNNQ from the coding sequence ATGGACCATTTAATTTCTACAAGAGATATAAACAAGAATGAAATAAGTAATATTTTGAAAATTGCCGAAGAAATGGAGAAATTACTTGAAGAAAAAAAGCCTTGCGAATTTATGAAAGGAAAACTTTTAGCAACGTTATTTTACGAACCATCTACTAGAACAAGGTTATCTTTTGAAACTGCTATGAAAAGGCTTGGGGGAAATGTAATAGGTTTTACAGATGCTAAAAGTACCTCCGTTACAAAAGGAGAAACTTTAAGAGACACAATATCTGTAATCGGAGGATATGCCGATTTAATAGTTATAAGACATCCATACGAAGGAGCTTCGAGACTTGCAAGCGAATGCTCAAAAATCCCTGTTATAAATGCAGGAGATGGCTCTAATCAACACCCTACACAGACTCTTTTAGATTTATACACGATAAAACGTGAAATTGGAAAAATAGATAATTTGAATATTGCTTTTATCGGCGACTTAAAATATGGCAGAACTGTTCATTCACTATGTCAGGCTTTATCATTATTTGAAAACGTAAATATTAGATTAATCTCGCCAAAAGAATTAAAAATGCCTCGAGAAATAATAGAAGATATCAAATCAAGTGTAAAATTAGAAGAAATGGAAGAAATGGATTTAGAAGATATTGATTGTATTTATATGACAAGAATTCAAAAAGAAAGATTCCCAGACCCTAACGAATACCACAAAGTTAAAGGAATTTATAAATTAAATAAATCACAAGTTGAAAATAAAAAAGTTATCGTAATGCACCCTTTACCTCGTGTTGATGAAATAGGGCAGGAATTAGATTCATTAGAACAGTCAGTATACTTTAAACAGTCATTTTATGGAATACCCGTTAGAATGGCAATATTAAAATTGTTATATGAATCCAATAATCAATAA
- a CDS encoding FlaD/FlaE family flagellar protein: MNTATLSSILLESHKPAKLETIPEDSYSSIFVFKWLEYLCERVGHSNVPDVLEFYYNLGWVSDKAIAKLLKFSKGIGLDDDDIETSVGKLTIADHLVSLLFIERLNGKKVSSEALDKLEWEIRRIKKGAEQYYGI; this comes from the coding sequence ATGAACACTGCTACATTATCGTCAATCTTGCTTGAAAGCCACAAACCTGCAAAATTAGAAACAATCCCTGAAGACTCATATTCCTCAATCTTTGTATTCAAATGGTTAGAGTACTTATGTGAAAGAGTTGGTCATTCAAACGTTCCAGATGTGTTAGAATTCTATTACAATTTAGGATGGGTTTCAGATAAAGCTATCGCTAAATTATTAAAATTCTCAAAAGGAATCGGATTAGATGACGACGACATTGAAACATCAGTAGGAAAATTAACTATTGCTGACCACTTAGTATCTTTATTATTTATCGAAAGATTAAATGGTAAAAAAGTATCTTCTGAAGCATTAGATAAATTAGAATGGGAAATCAGAAGAATTAAGAAAGGAGCAGAGCAATACTATGGGATTTAG
- a CDS encoding flagellin, which yields MKIKEFMSNKKGASGIGTLIVFIAMVLVAAVAASVLINTSGFLQQKASTTGKESTEQVASGLQISQVMGMHNNANINKTAIYISPNAGSSAIDLSQAVIMLSDGSNKRVYKYNQSSYKDLTNGGDIFDNDNVNWTNATATKFGIVVIQDADDSCTAANPVINKGDLVAITLNTTSFSTTPRTSITGSVQPEFGAPGIISFTTPATYLNDSKVVQLQ from the coding sequence ATGAAAATAAAAGAATTCATGAGTAACAAAAAAGGTGCTTCAGGTATAGGTACCTTAATAGTATTCATAGCAATGGTATTAGTTGCGGCAGTAGCTGCAAGTGTTTTAATCAACACAAGTGGCTTTTTACAACAAAAAGCTTCAACAACAGGAAAAGAAAGTACAGAACAAGTTGCAAGTGGTTTACAAATATCACAAGTTATGGGAATGCACAACAATGCTAACATAAACAAAACTGCAATTTACATTTCACCTAACGCAGGAAGTTCAGCAATTGACTTAAGCCAAGCTGTAATCATGTTATCAGATGGCTCAAACAAAAGAGTTTATAAATACAATCAATCTTCATACAAAGACTTAACTAATGGTGGAGACATCTTTGACAACGATAATGTAAACTGGACTAACGCAACTGCAACAAAATTCGGTATTGTAGTTATTCAGGATGCTGACGACTCATGTACTGCAGCTAACCCAGTTATCAACAAAGGTGACTTAGTAGCAATTACACTTAACACAACATCATTCTCAACAACTCCAAGAACATCAATCACCGGTTCAGTTCAACCAGAATTTGGTGCACCAGGTATCATCTCATTTACCACCCCAGCTACCTACTTAAACGATTCAAAAGTAGTTCAATTACAATAG
- a CDS encoding 30S ribosomal protein S8e: MAVWQGRSGRKSTGAKLRRIVKKHKREMGNSPVETHLTDSVKIKILRGRGGSKKVKLERTNYANVFDQEAKVCKKVTITNVIDNVANKHYIRRNVVTKGAIVETEMGKAKVTSRPGQDGIVNAILIKE; encoded by the coding sequence ATGGCAGTATGGCAAGGAAGAAGCGGTAGAAAATCTACTGGTGCAAAATTAAGAAGAATCGTTAAAAAACACAAAAGAGAAATGGGTAACTCACCTGTAGAAACCCACTTAACTGATTCAGTTAAAATTAAAATATTAAGAGGTAGAGGCGGAAGCAAAAAAGTTAAATTAGAAAGAACAAACTACGCTAACGTTTTCGACCAAGAAGCAAAAGTATGTAAAAAAGTTACAATTACAAACGTAATTGATAACGTAGCAAACAAACACTACATCAGAAGAAACGTTGTTACAAAAGGAGCTATCGTTGAAACTGAAATGGGTAAAGCTAAAGTTACCTCAAGACCTGGTCAAGACGGTATCGTAAACGCTATTTTAATCAAAGAATAA
- a CDS encoding FlaD/FlaE family flagellar protein: MIGKVDMDYASLEEEYMTESEMEDYLDELRHKIPSFIVELLKNNLKNRNLTRNQLNKIVNRVSDLYFGKRPEDKKAAELTNKINDLSHKLDALMKVATVSSATKVSDDIKKEIDNLDELDLAVESPKILESPKTLEDVQKIEEIDEIEISEIDTDDELPIYEEELIPEIELIENPEINTIDSENYNSDVVINNSAKIESLPEPKKELDRTTGLENEVKIPMDYVEVKNMESEIAKINENTRLHELPEDTLSTMLIFKWLEFLISRVGTNNLVDVLDYYYTLKWISGKSVNKLLKISKNMKYFHEDMEWKASKSMTPEDHVVSLLYIEKLAGRPISMDELEEMEREITRIKKWANELQTL; this comes from the coding sequence ATGATTGGTAAAGTAGATATGGATTACGCTTCTCTTGAAGAAGAGTATATGACAGAAAGTGAAATGGAAGACTATCTCGATGAATTAAGACATAAGATTCCATCATTTATTGTAGAATTATTGAAAAATAATTTAAAAAACAGAAATTTGACCCGAAATCAGTTAAATAAAATCGTAAATAGAGTTTCAGACCTTTACTTTGGTAAGAGACCAGAAGATAAAAAAGCTGCTGAATTAACTAATAAAATCAATGATTTAAGCCATAAATTAGATGCATTGATGAAAGTAGCCACTGTTTCATCTGCAACAAAGGTTTCGGATGATATTAAAAAGGAAATTGATAATTTAGATGAATTGGATTTAGCTGTCGAATCTCCGAAAATACTAGAAAGCCCAAAAACTTTGGAAGATGTTCAAAAAATTGAAGAAATAGATGAAATAGAAATTTCTGAAATTGATACTGACGACGAATTACCAATTTATGAAGAAGAATTGATTCCTGAGATAGAATTAATTGAAAATCCAGAAATTAATACAATTGATTCTGAAAATTACAATAGTGATGTAGTAATAAATAATTCAGCAAAAATCGAATCCTTACCTGAGCCTAAAAAAGAATTAGATAGAACTACAGGTCTTGAAAATGAAGTTAAAATTCCTATGGATTATGTGGAGGTAAAAAATATGGAGTCAGAAATTGCTAAAATCAATGAAAATACTAGACTTCACGAATTGCCAGAAGATACATTGTCAACAATGCTTATATTCAAATGGTTAGAATTTTTAATCAGCAGAGTTGGTACAAACAATTTAGTAGATGTTTTAGACTACTACTATACATTAAAATGGATTTCTGGTAAATCAGTAAATAAATTATTAAAAATCTCTAAAAATATGAAATATTTCCACGAAGATATGGAGTGGAAAGCAAGTAAATCAATGACCCCTGAAGATCACGTAGTTTCTTTACTCTACATTGAAAAATTGGCTGGAAGACCAATTTCAATGGATGAACTTGAAGAAATGGAAAGAGAAATTACAAGAATCAAAAAATGGGCAAATGAATTACAAACATTGTAA
- a CDS encoding flagellin, whose protein sequence is MLKNFMKNKKGAVGIGTLIIFIALVLVAAVAASVIINTAGKLQHKAAVVGQESTQQVASGLQVVKITGHSIDQYNLDKIAILVSPNIGDEIDLATTVVTFSAGDRKMSLLYDSSNDSRSGIVRLSKANGTCDIFEYDDVYALGAWPFEDPNYGDSAENPNEKKFGIVVLQDMDNSISGYHPTVNYGDKVLLAINIGNIVGEPIGNRIRIQGEVVPEFGAPGIIDFTTPPVYANRVVALQ, encoded by the coding sequence ATGTTAAAAAATTTCATGAAAAATAAGAAGGGTGCCGTCGGTATTGGTACGCTGATAATTTTCATAGCTCTTGTTTTAGTAGCGGCCGTAGCTGCTTCAGTTATTATAAATACAGCAGGTAAATTACAACATAAAGCTGCAGTAGTTGGGCAAGAAAGTACTCAACAAGTTGCAAGCGGTTTACAAGTAGTTAAAATAACAGGTCACAGCATTGACCAATACAATTTAGATAAAATAGCAATATTGGTATCTCCCAACATTGGGGATGAAATTGATTTAGCAACCACCGTCGTTACATTTTCTGCAGGCGATAGAAAAATGTCTCTACTTTACGATTCCAGCAATGATAGTCGTAGTGGGATAGTAAGATTATCAAAAGCAAATGGTACATGCGATATCTTTGAATATGATGATGTATACGCATTAGGTGCATGGCCTTTTGAAGATCCAAACTATGGTGACAGTGCTGAAAATCCTAACGAGAAGAAATTTGGTATTGTAGTACTCCAAGATATGGATAATTCAATTTCTGGATATCACCCTACAGTTAATTACGGAGATAAGGTGTTATTGGCTATAAATATAGGTAACATTGTCGGAGAACCTATCGGCAACAGAATAAGAATTCAAGGGGAAGTAGTTCCTGAATTCGGTGCACCTGGTATAATAGATTTTACAACGCCACCAGTATATGCAAACAGAGTTGTAGCACTCCAATAA
- a CDS encoding flagellar protein F: MGFSSTVGSVLILTTLLICSVYLYSSVDVVSSKFTNAYSQHAESLQGKMNENLEFVEITKLGDDIVLKLSNNGTETLSCEHWTVMYNGTPKAYIANQSYVAPLDTVQISINGSTPCRISIISEYGNKYYYKL; this comes from the coding sequence ATGGGATTTAGTTCTACTGTAGGGTCGGTTTTGATACTAACAACATTGCTGATCTGTTCTGTATATCTTTACAGCTCAGTGGATGTTGTATCCTCTAAATTTACAAATGCTTATTCTCAGCATGCTGAAAGTTTGCAGGGTAAGATGAATGAAAATTTAGAATTTGTTGAAATAACAAAATTAGGTGATGATATAGTTTTGAAACTGTCCAACAATGGTACGGAAACGTTAAGTTGTGAACATTGGACTGTTATGTACAATGGGACGCCTAAAGCCTATATTGCAAATCAAAGTTATGTAGCACCACTAGATACGGTTCAAATATCAATAAATGGATCGACACCTTGTAGAATTTCCATAATTTCCGAATACGGGAATAAATACTATTATAAATTGTAA